The Naumovozyma dairenensis CBS 421 chromosome 1, complete genome genome includes a region encoding these proteins:
- the RFC3 gene encoding replication factor C subunit 3 (similar to Saccharomyces cerevisiae RFC3 (YNL290W); ancestral locus Anc_3.69), whose amino-acid sequence MSVPNNHGNTNDNLPWVEKYRPESLDDVYGQTEVVTTVRKFLEEGKLPHLLFYGPPGTGKTSTIVALAREIFGKNYSNMVLELNASDDRGIEVVRNQIKDFASTRQIFSKGFKLIILDEADAMTNAAQNALRRIIEKYTKNTRFCILANYSHKLTPALLSRCTRFRFQPLPRDAIEKRISNVLIHENIKISDDAKDALITLSQGDMRRVLNVLQASKATLDDPANEEIHADVIYECCGAPRPADLKTILKSILEDDWSSAYYTLTKLRSTKGLALIDLIEGIIKLLEDYELKNELTRISLLSKLGDIEYSISKGGNDKIQSSAVIGAIKTSFELEAAQ is encoded by the coding sequence aTGAGTGTCCCCAATAACCATGGTAATACCAATGATAATCTTCCATGGGTTGAAAAATACAGACCAGAAAGTTTAGATGATGTTTATGGTCAAACGGAAGTGGTCACTACTGTTCGTAAATTTTTAGAAGAAGGGAAATTGCctcatttattattttatggTCCACCGGGGACAGGTAAGACCTCTACTATCGTAGCGTTAGCACGTGAGATTTTTGGTAAGAATTACTCTAATATGGTTTTAGAATTGAATGCTTCTGATGATAGAGGTATTGAAGTTGTtagaaatcaaattaagGATTTTGCTTCGACGAGGCAAATTTTCTCCAAGGGTTTCAAGTTAATCATTTTAGATGAAGCTGACGCTATGACTAATGCTGCTCAAAATGCATTGAGACGTATTATTGAGAAATATACGAAGAATACAAGATTTTGTATATTGGCTAATTATTCACATAAATTGACCCCAGCTTTGTTGAGTAGATGTACTAGGTTTAGATTCCAACCGTTACCAAGAGATGCCATTGAGAAGAGAATTTCTAATGTCTTAATAcatgaaaatataaaaatatctgATGACGCTAAAGATGCTCTGATAACGTTATCACAAGGTGATATGAGACGAGTACTGAATGTCTTACAAGCTAGTAAAGCTACTTTAGATGACCCTGCTAATGAGGAAATTCATGCTGATGTTATCTATGAATGTTGCGGTGCGCCAAGACCTGCTGATTTGAAGAcgattttgaaatcaattttGGAAGATGATTGGAGTTCAGCATATTACACATTGACTAAGTTACGTAGTACCAAAGGTCTTGCTTTAATCGATTTAATTGaaggaataataaaattactCGAAGATTATGAGTTGAAAAACGAACTTACGAGAATATCCTTATTGTCGAAATTAGGAGATATAGAATATTCT